The Neorhodopirellula lusitana DNA window GTGAGCGTGAAGCGAAGCAAGAACGCTATCGCCAAAACGCTAGCAAAGCGGCTGCGAAATCCGCTGGCAATTCGCCGTCACGAAATGAGTCGCCGAATCAGTATCGTGCCAAAGATGCAAACGTTTCGTCTGGCGAATCCTATCAATCTGCTGTGCCGATGGAGTTCGGTGGTGGCGATCCGTTCGCCGATGCGGCGATGGAAGATGCAGGGATGGGCGGCATGGATGATCCGATGATGATGGATAGTTTTTCGGGCGGTTACGATACCCGTTCGTCTGGCTTTCAACCAAGTGTCCAGTCTCGCTCGCAGTTCGATTCGCATTCATCGAATGTTCCGTTGACAGGTGTCGATCGCGAACTTTTTGAAACACTGATCGCCAGTCCTGAAGTTGCGGCGATGGCAGTAGAAGCGATTGACCCGGATTGGTTGGTATCGGTCACCGCCAAAATGTTGTTGTCCGCGTACCAAGAACTGGATCTTGCGGGCAGTGATTTGGACGCAGCATCGCTGTTAACGTTGATCGATAACGAGTTTTTGAAGGACCAAGTCACCACGCTCCAGAAGCGAGTTGAGGCGCTTGGCGATCGCATGATCGACGAACCCGAAGATCGTTACAAATCGATCTTGACACGATTTCGAGAACGTGAATTCGAACTTGAAAAGTCACGCCAAATTAAAAAGTTGGAATCTGCATCCTTGCCTGAAGATGAGGAACTCGCGATGCTCCAGCAACTGATTGCGGCCGAGCGCTTGCGGCACAGTCCGCGATAGCCATTCGGTAGTTTACCCAGCCAACCCAAAGGGCCAATTGGCCCTCGATGACCGTTAAGCCAGATGTAAAACAGATGCCATTCAAAGCAGACATCAGTTAACTAAAAACGCTCATACACCAAGACACCTGTTTCTTCTAACCGCCACTCGTAACCCAGAGAGGCTCAATCTCCCAACGTCCCGTTTTGTGTTCCCGCAAACACGATACTCGCCGACCCGTTTACCGTCCCATGAAGGGACGTGACCCTTTTAACACGAAGTTAGAACCATGCAATTGATGGACCAAGATCTCTCGCAACTCATCGCCCGCGGTGCCAAGGATGGCTACCTGACCTACGATGAAGTCAACGCTTATCTGCCTGACGAAGACGTCAATCCAGAAAAGCTCAACACGCTGCTGCTAGCCCTCGAACGACGCGGGATTGCGTTGATTGAGTCGACTGAAAAGCAAGCACGCGTCCAAGAGAATCAAAAGCGCCGGGCGCCTCAGCCCAATGTTGCAGGACTTCGTCAGGACGGCGATCTATCGGGTGAAGGTTCCACTGGCGACGCGGAGTTTGCAGCGGATGACGACGATGCACCGGCGTCGCTGGGATTGTCGGGTATTGAAGATACCGGCGGGCCGGTTTTGGGAACTGCAGCTGATCTTCCCAAGGCGAGCGAAGATCCGATTCGGATGTACTTGAGCCAAATGGCTGAGATTCCTTTGCTGACTCGCGAGCAAGAAATTTCGCTGGCGAAGAAGATCGAGATCACTCGAAAGCAGTACCGTCGCGCCTTGTTGGAAACCGACTACGCGATGCGTGCAACGGTCGACGTGTTGAAGAAGGTCCACAGCGGCGAACTTCCGTTTGACCGCACGATCAAGGTTTCGCTGACCGAGCGATTGACCAAAGAGCAAATCTCGCAGCGGATGCCACACAACCTGCGAACGCTTGAGCCGATGCTGGAATTGAACCAGGCTGACTTCGCGATTTTGGTTCGCAAGAGTGTGTCGCCTCGTTTGAAAGCTGAAATTCGTAAGCGGTTCCTGCGTCGTCGTCGCAAATGTCTGGAATTGGTTGAAGAGCTAAGCCTACGAAGCCGCCGAGTGACGCCGTTGCTGCATCAGTTGGAAAAAATCTCGGAGCGAATGAATTTCATCCGCGAGCGTTTGAGCACTCTGGGCCGCGATGCAATCAGTCGCGATGAAGCTGCTGACTTGCGTCAAGAACTTCGCGAATTGATGCTGGTCACTCAAGAGAGCCCACGCAGCCTTGCGACCCGCATGGCTCGCACGCGTCAATTCTTTGACCAGTACGAATCGACAAAGCGTGAGTTGAGTGCCGGTAACCTTCGTTTGGTGGTTTCGATTGCCAAGAAGTATCGCAACCGCGGTCTGTCGTTCTTGGACTTGATTCAAGAGGGCAACACCGGCCTGATGCGAGCGGTGGACAAGTACGAGTACCGTCGCGGATTCAAGTTCAGCACTTATGCGACTTGGTGGATTCGCCAAGCCATCACCCGAGCGATCGCCGATCAAGCTCGCACGATCCGCATCCCTGTGCACATGATCGATGTGTTGAGCAAGTTGCGTCAGGCACAAAAGCGTCTGACCCAAACACTTCGTCGTGAACCGACTTACGAGGAAATCGCTGAGTCGACTGAGATCGCGATCGAAGAAGTTCGCCGCGTCATGGATGTCGGACGCCATCCAGTCAGCCTGGATCGCCCTGTTGGTGAAGGTGAAGACAGTAGCTTTGGTGAGTTCATTCAGGACAACGAGAATGACAATCCAGTGCGAGTCGCGGCCAGCGGCATGCTTCGCAGCAAGATTGACGAGTTGCTGAAGACGCTGACATTCCGTGAGCGTGAGATCATTCGTTTGCGATACGGTCTGGTCGACGGGTACAGCTACACTCTCGAAGAATGTGGCAGAATTTTTAAAGTCACCCGTGAGCGTGTTCGTCAGATCGAGGCGAAGGCCGTTGCGAAGCTGCAAAGCCCGTCGCGTGCGGATCGTTTGTCGTCGTACCTCAAGCCAGCCGCCTAGTGGGTGGGTGGGTGGCGGCGTCACTGGGTGGTGCCGATCTGGATTGTCCCAAAGGTTTGGGGCAAGCGAGAAAAAGCGGTTCACTGAAGATCTCAGTGGGCAGTCGACGGTCGCGATTTGCGTGACCGGATGAAACTAGGGCCCAGGAAACTAGGGCCCAGGAAACCAGGGCCCAGGAAACCAGGGCTCAGGAAATCAGTGCCCAGGAAACTTGTGCCTGAGAAAGCCGTGCCCAGCAAACTTGAGCCTGCGAAGTTGCGGGCCCGAGGCAAGGGTTACTAACGCCACGGTTATTGAGTGCCATAGATAGCGTGCGCCACAGGTAATGAGTGGACTCGTGAGCACTGGGCAGCCGTTTTGAGCTGCCAAGGCAAGAAGAGAAGCAGCAAGCAGTTAAAGAAAACGGCGGGTACGACATGCCCATACGTCGCCCCGCCGTTTCTTTATCAACTGCGAGAAGTTTTCGAATCGAGGGATGCCGCAATCCCACACCGCGACAATTTCCGATTCGACCACTTCAGTCACGGCGTCGGGTCCTCCACTTGGTTGACCACGCCGGCTATTCGAGAGTGTTCGGCATAATCAGACCACCTGGTATATCCGAACTGGGGTAGAAACTCCGTTTCGTTGCTGATGGGGGTTAAACCTTACCGGTTAGAGGGTGAAGACCGGTCATTCGGCCTCGATCCAGTGGGAATTCAAGGTTTGAAAAAAAAGTGTCTAGGCGGTCTTGTCACTGCCGACAACGAACTTATACTCTGTGCTCACTCGACGGGAACAACGCTCCCGACGAGACCTGCCAAGCGGCTGTAGCTCAGTTGGCAGAGCATCACGTTGCCAACGTGATTGTCGTCGGTTCGAATCCGATCAGCCGCTCTCAAAGAAAGCCACGTTCGATTTTTCGAGTGTGGCTTTTTTTGTGCCTTTCCTGAAGTGCTGGACGCGACCAGCAGTTCGGGCTTCGACCAGGCCAACTGTGGCTAGATCTACTTTCACTTGGTCCAGCTTTGACTAGGACCAGCTTTGACTAGGACCAGCTGCGGCGGTTCAGCAATCGCTTGAGAATGAAGTTGAGGCAACCAGTCGCCTCACGTGCTTGGCTGCAGCGAAGCTGGCTAAGCTGCGGTGGTGGTAAACCTTGGCCGATGAGCTGTCATTCGAGATCAGGCGATTTTAGATCAGGATTGTCAATCAGCTCAGCTTTAGAGCATTTTGCAAAATGCAGAATGTCGTAAGCCAGGTTCTTAGAGGCTGTGGCTTCCAGCCGGAGGGTTCTTTTCAACTCGGGGTAGCCGCCGCCAGCCACATCGAAAATCAAAGTGCTTTCGAACTGGCTTGGCGGGTGGGTTGGGAAACCTGTTGGGCAAGTGGTCGCCGCTGCGTTAGGACCAGTTTAGGAAGCGGGTGAGCAGTTCGATTCCCGGTTGAGTCAGAAAACTTTCCGGGTGAAACTGCCAGCCTTCCATCAGGTACTCGCGGTGGCGGACGCCCATGATCTGGCGAGTGCCTCCGGTATCGGTCCAAGCCGTCATGGCGAGTTCGGTGGGCAACGTGGGTGGATCGATGACCAGCGAGTGATATCGGGTGGCAACGAACGGAGTATCGAGTCCGGCGAACAGTCCGGTGTTGTCGTGATGGATCTCGTCCGTTTTCCCGTGCATTAGCTGGGGAGCACGGACGATCGTGCCTCCGTAGGCTTGGCCGATCGACTGGTGCCCTAGGCAAACGCCGAGGATGGGAATTTTCCCGGCGAAGTGCTTGACGCACTCGACGCTGATCCCGGCCTCTTTCGGTGTGCACGGTCCGGGCGAGACGAGCAGTCGACTGGGGGCTAGGTCTCGGACTTCATCCAGCGACAAGTCATCGTTGCGGATGACCTTCAGGTCGACGTTCGGATCGATTTCTCCCAACCGCTGCACGAGGTTGTAAGTGAACGAGTCGTAGTTATCGATGACCAACAACATGAGAAAAACGCAATCGGGAAAGGGTGAGGTGTCAAGACAAATTTGGCTTGGAATGTAAGAAAGGATATTCTTCGTCGATCATCACGTAAACGCTCTTTAGTCTCGGACCTGGCCAAGCGTATAATCAAAGCATCGGTCAGCAGATGTGCCTTTCGCGTGGCTCATCCGTTCGTGATCGAGAGTTGTGCTCCAACTATGGTTGGGGATGTTGGTGATGTGAAGATAGGGGTGCGGAGAGTTCGTCGATATCGTTGATATTACGGATGCTGCTTCTCGCTCCCGCCAACCATGCAGGCGCCGAGGCAACCGTGTGTTGGCCCATTATTGATCCCCCCTTCGACGCGACGACATTCGATTCCTTCCACTATCTTGGATTCATCGACGTGATTTCGGTTCGCCCAAAAGTCGCTGAACTTGCTTTTCATCTGTTCAGCCGACCCATCCACCCCGAGTTAATCGTGGTACAGCAGTCGCGAAAAATTGAGCGAGGGCAGTACAGTGCGAAAGTAGACATTACGAATTGTGGGCACGTGGTGACCTTCAATGCGGGGAAGTCGACACTTTGTGAGGTGGCGACCAGTGCCAGTCAGCCGCTACCCACGCGGCGGTGCTTGATTCATCAGTCGCTCAAAGGCAGCCGAACGGAAGAGGCAACCTGCCAAGGTGGGTTGGAGTACCGAACGCATTTTCAGCTTGAAACCGTTGGCGCTGAAATGTTTTGGATGGTGGGCCAGCAACTCGGGAAAGGTCCGACGGAAGGTTTGTTGCACCGTTTCGACGCGAGTGTCCGTATGGCGTTGGGGGCGATTAGTTACGTCAACATCGAGACTCGCCATCATTCCATGTTGATCCAGGCGATCCACACGTTCCCGGACGACTACGCGATTGTCAAAGTGGAGTCCATTTTCACGTTGCCTACCTAGGCTGCCGCACGCAATGAGTGGGGACGCAGCGTTGAGTTGGGACGCCGTCGTCGACAATCTGGTCGGCGTCATTGATTTGAAGGAGGGCAAAGCAGTCCATGCGGTCGCAGGCGCTCGTGACCAATACGGCCCGGTGCAACTCCCGCGTCAGCGATCCCATGCCAAACCATTGCTGGGAAGTGAAAATGCTTCGCCAGCCACGTCGACTGATCGAGAGCACCGAGCGGAATCGGTTGGCCGGGCGCCGGATGGGGATGCGATCGGTTTGGTCGAACACTACCGCAGCTTAGGCGTCCATCAATTCTATGTGGCTGACTTGGACGCGTTGGAAGGCGGCGAAGTCCAGCGAGAGTCGCTTGACCATCTCTTGGATCTCGTGCATTCGAACGAACGCTGGATTCTCGATCTGGGGTTGAACGATCAGGTTGCTAGCAGCCAGTTGGATTGGATGCAGAACTGGCAGCATCGATTGAGCGATGTCACCAATCCGTCGGCTACCGATAGCCCATTTTGCTCACCGCTAGGGGGACAAGTTCGGTGTCGCCAGCCGCAAGTCGGCCAGTTGCAGTGGGTGGTTGCAAGCGAATCGGCTAATAAGTTGGCAACGCCAGCGTTCTGGGCGGGGCATTTGGGGAGATCATCGCTGATCCTGGGCGTCGATTTTCGGGATGGTGCTTTCGCCAGTTCGATCGCATCGCTCGGCTCGACTTCCGACCGCCTGGGTGCCTGGTTAAAGGCCGGCCAGGCTGCTGGAATTCAGGCGGCACTGATACTGGATGTGGCCGCAGTGGGGACGGGAGTGGGACCACGCACCGCCACGATGTGCGAAGAGATAAGCCGGCTTCATTCAGGATGGCGTTTGATATCCGGTGGTGGTTGCCGCGATGCGGCCGATGTTGCCGCGTTGCTTCGTGCCGGTTGTAACGATTGTTTGGTCGCCACGGCGCTGTTGCGTTAGCGAACTTGGCTCGCTGGGTGATCGCGATTCACCGGTGCATTCGTGGTATGGAATGCCTCGTTGTGTTGTTGAATCGGCCCCCACGGTCGTGATGCAGTGATGAGATTGACATTCGTCGGGATAGTTGCCTGCGTTGAGTGGCGCCATTCGTACACGAATTATTCGACCCCATCCATATTCCTGACCTAGTCTTGAAGTAGTTAGGTAGCCGAAGTTGGTTGCCATTGCTTCCGAGCCACTGGGTTGGAGGCAAGATTCCTTTGCATGCACGTTCCACACCACTGAGTAGAAACTCTTACTATGAAACGTAATCAAACCAAGAAGAAGGGCTTCTCGCTTTTAGAAGTGATTGCCGCTGTTGTTATCCTTGCTGTTGTCGCCGCTGCTACGGTTGCCACCGTCGCTCCCATGCGTGCCAAGAGTGAACAAAAGCTTGCCGTTCAAGATATCGCTTCGTTGAACGCGATGTCACAAACTTACTATCTTGAAAAAGGTACCTACCCAGCCAACGTGTCTTACCTGGTGCGTGAAGGCTACATCAACAACACGACGGATGCCGAAAAGGTCCGTTATTCCAAGCTTAGCAAGTACGCTTACAACCGTGCCGACGGAACTTTTAGCGAATCGACTAACTAGTCGTCCGTTAGCAGGATACTGATCTAACCGCTTCTGTTTGTCGGATGCGGTTTACACACACCGGTGGTTTTCGAATCATCGGTTTTTTTACGAGTTGTTTGTTGATGGGGCGTCGACAGAAGCGTTGTTCGCTGACGTGTCGTCCGCTGACGGATTGTTTGCTGACAAGTCGTTTTTATAAGAGCCATCGTATTGGTCATCGGATTGAGTTCGTGACAACTAACAAATTACCTATCGCTGCGTCACCGTGCCAACCTATTGGGTTGCGACGCGGTACGTCGTTGCTGGAAGTGTTCATGGTCTTGTTGATCTTGACTGGTTCGCTCTCGCTGATTGGCGTGACCCGCACGTTTGAATCTCGGACAGGCGTGCAACAAGATGCACGTGAGGTACTCAGTTGCCTGCGTCTGGGGCGTGAAACCGCGATCATGAGTCAATGCAATGTGTCGATTCGGATCGCCAAGCTAACCGATCCGGTTGACGGCGACACCCGACTTGGGCTCGATCTGAAAATCGAATCGAATCCCTATACCGCTGACGCGGATGCGCAGGGTGTTGGGCATTTTGGGAAACAGTCCACAACTGGAAAACAGGCGATGTACGCCCCGATCTTTTTTACCTCGTCCACCTCGGTTGATTTCAATCTCGACGAAGTGATTTTTAAGCCTACCGGCCAAGCCTCTCGCGATACCAAGTGGCGTATTAGCAATGGGGGCGAAGCGATCACGATAGGGGTCGAAGCGTTGACTGGAAACATTCTTGGGGAGGGCACGCTATGAACCATATTCGCCGATCACGCCTCCCCGTCAAACGCCTGGGCGCATCCTTGATCGATGTTGCCGCGGGTGCTGCCGTGTTGTCGTTGTTGTTGATTCCCGCGATGCAATTGATGGGGCATTCCGCACAACGAGTTTCAACGTTGGCAGTGCAGGACGCGTTGCTATTCGAAGGGGAGCGGGCGATCGAGACGCGCCTGATTGAGCTCAGCGATGCAAGTGCCTACGACCGAGCGGTGAGCTCGATTGATGTCGCGGTGAAGGACAATCATTCCAAGCAATATCGCACGCAAATGAAGTTGTCGAAAGATCCACAGATTGCGGATTTGATGACGATCGAATGTGTGGCGTACCAAGACAGCAATAGCAACGGAAAATACGACACCGACGAGATTCACCAAACACTGACTACCCAATGGTGTCGCCCACGATGATCTGCACTGCAACCTCGTTTCGAACGAATTCCAACCGACGCCATTTTCGCCGCGGCATTAGCCTGCTTGAAACCGTGGCCTGTGTGGCGATTGTTGCCACTATGTCAACGGCGATTGTGGGTGTGATGCAGAACTCGACTCGTGTCGCCACCGCGTCGCGGGGTGCGGTGGGTGCGCCTGCTCAAGCCCGGCAAGCGTTGCGGCAGATTTCCGATCAACTTCATCAGTGGGATCAAACGGACGGAATTCAACTGATCAGTGGGCAGACCATTGTCACTGGATCTCAAAAGTATCGCTATTCCAAGCAGGTCTCCTCCTCGACCAAAGGCGGTTACGACTTGGTTTTGGAAGATGGCAACGGCAACGATTTGGTATGCGTCCAAGGCACGCTGGTTGACTTTAAGATCGATCCCATCCCGAGTGGCACAGCGCCGATTGGAATTGAGATGCGATTGCGTTTGAAACTGAACGGAGTACTGGCCGACGAACTGCGCTCGGGTGAGCTCGAAGCGGATGTTCGAACCCAAGTTTGCTTCCCCGCCCAATTGCGAGCCAAACCATGAAAATTATTCTTCGATCCCGTGCATCACGTCCTCGCAACGGCTCCGCGATTATCCTTTCGATCATGGCGATCGCGGTAATATCGCTGGCGAGTCTCGCGGTCGTGCGCTCTCACAAGCGAATGAACTACAAGCAATCTGCTCTTCAGGCTCGCACGGAAGGGCGTTTGGTCGCCGACGGATTGATTCACCGGGAAGTCGCTTACTGGCGAACGGTCGCCGACATTGA harbors:
- a CDS encoding sigma-70 family RNA polymerase sigma factor, coding for MQLMDQDLSQLIARGAKDGYLTYDEVNAYLPDEDVNPEKLNTLLLALERRGIALIESTEKQARVQENQKRRAPQPNVAGLRQDGDLSGEGSTGDAEFAADDDDAPASLGLSGIEDTGGPVLGTAADLPKASEDPIRMYLSQMAEIPLLTREQEISLAKKIEITRKQYRRALLETDYAMRATVDVLKKVHSGELPFDRTIKVSLTERLTKEQISQRMPHNLRTLEPMLELNQADFAILVRKSVSPRLKAEIRKRFLRRRRKCLELVEELSLRSRRVTPLLHQLEKISERMNFIRERLSTLGRDAISRDEAADLRQELRELMLVTQESPRSLATRMARTRQFFDQYESTKRELSAGNLRLVVSIAKKYRNRGLSFLDLIQEGNTGLMRAVDKYEYRRGFKFSTYATWWIRQAITRAIADQARTIRIPVHMIDVLSKLRQAQKRLTQTLRREPTYEEIAESTEIAIEEVRRVMDVGRHPVSLDRPVGEGEDSSFGEFIQDNENDNPVRVAASGMLRSKIDELLKTLTFREREIIRLRYGLVDGYSYTLEECGRIFKVTRERVRQIEAKAVAKLQSPSRADRLSSYLKPAA
- a CDS encoding anthranilate synthase component II → MLLVIDNYDSFTYNLVQRLGEIDPNVDLKVIRNDDLSLDEVRDLAPSRLLVSPGPCTPKEAGISVECVKHFAGKIPILGVCLGHQSIGQAYGGTIVRAPQLMHGKTDEIHHDNTGLFAGLDTPFVATRYHSLVIDPPTLPTELAMTAWTDTGGTRQIMGVRHREYLMEGWQFHPESFLTQPGIELLTRFLNWS
- a CDS encoding DUF2617 family protein; this encodes MLLLAPANHAGAEATVCWPIIDPPFDATTFDSFHYLGFIDVISVRPKVAELAFHLFSRPIHPELIVVQQSRKIERGQYSAKVDITNCGHVVTFNAGKSTLCEVATSASQPLPTRRCLIHQSLKGSRTEEATCQGGLEYRTHFQLETVGAEMFWMVGQQLGKGPTEGLLHRFDASVRMALGAISYVNIETRHHSMLIQAIHTFPDDYAIVKVESIFTLPT
- a CDS encoding HisA/HisF-related TIM barrel protein — translated: MSGDAALSWDAVVDNLVGVIDLKEGKAVHAVAGARDQYGPVQLPRQRSHAKPLLGSENASPATSTDREHRAESVGRAPDGDAIGLVEHYRSLGVHQFYVADLDALEGGEVQRESLDHLLDLVHSNERWILDLGLNDQVASSQLDWMQNWQHRLSDVTNPSATDSPFCSPLGGQVRCRQPQVGQLQWVVASESANKLATPAFWAGHLGRSSLILGVDFRDGAFASSIASLGSTSDRLGAWLKAGQAAGIQAALILDVAAVGTGVGPRTATMCEEISRLHSGWRLISGGGCRDAADVAALLRAGCNDCLVATALLR
- a CDS encoding prepilin-type N-terminal cleavage/methylation domain-containing protein, with protein sequence MKRNQTKKKGFSLLEVIAAVVILAVVAAATVATVAPMRAKSEQKLAVQDIASLNAMSQTYYLEKGTYPANVSYLVREGYINNTTDAEKVRYSKLSKYAYNRADGTFSESTN
- a CDS encoding pilus assembly FimT family protein, whose product is MTTNKLPIAASPCQPIGLRRGTSLLEVFMVLLILTGSLSLIGVTRTFESRTGVQQDAREVLSCLRLGRETAIMSQCNVSIRIAKLTDPVDGDTRLGLDLKIESNPYTADADAQGVGHFGKQSTTGKQAMYAPIFFTSSTSVDFNLDEVIFKPTGQASRDTKWRISNGGEAITIGVEALTGNILGEGTL
- a CDS encoding type II secretion system protein; its protein translation is MICTATSFRTNSNRRHFRRGISLLETVACVAIVATMSTAIVGVMQNSTRVATASRGAVGAPAQARQALRQISDQLHQWDQTDGIQLISGQTIVTGSQKYRYSKQVSSSTKGGYDLVLEDGNGNDLVCVQGTLVDFKIDPIPSGTAPIGIEMRLRLKLNGVLADELRSGELEADVRTQVCFPAQLRAKP